CCTGTTGATGGGCCTCATCAAATACAGAAAACTTCTGGGTCTGTCCCTCTCTGCATGCCCCTGTGTCCGGGGCCCACCACATGCTCCCTTCCTTGGCTGCCCACCCTGCCCTGACTGTTCCACTCCCTTGCTACCCAGACGTCTGTCCCGCAGGGTGTCGGTGACCGGCACCACACTCTCCCACACACCTGCGGCCCCAAAGGCCCTGCCTGACCCTGATTTAATCTCGCCTTCCCAGTTTATAGCCTCCCCTCACCACGGGACGTGCTTTTCTCTACCCCTTCTGTggctgagcctctgtttcccttttTGCCCTAATTCTCTCTGGGGCGGCCGTCTCATCACCAAGCCCTGCATGTGTGCCTCTGAGAAGCTCGGCCTAGGCCTCTGTGTGGGACCGGGGTGCTGGCATTTGGCCTCACCTGTTGCCTCAGTCTGACCATAGGGCTGtatcctcctccttcctctctatgTGTGGCACGAGTCTGCCTTCCCCGATCACcctcaccaacccccccccccaccgaccCGGCAGTGGCTCACGGGATCTAGCATCCAGCCCTTATCTTCCCAACACCCTTCTAACATGGAACCAGGGAACACAGCCCGGACAGTGCAGGCGCCTCGGCCTTGTCATCTCTCTTAGTCCGGGATGACAGGTTAAAGGAGCGCTCTGTCTCTGGAGTAGATGGAGGGCTCCCTGGAATGGGGGCCGGGAGCACTGAGCTGGAGATGCCTGCATGGGGCAGGCTGCTGGCTCCCTGTGAAGTTAGGCCGAGGGAGGAGAGGCGGCTAGGGCAGGACAGGGCTCTGCTGCGAGGAGACCTCTTTACAGACCACAAGGTGGAACATGAGACGGGTTTCTGGCGGTGGCCCCACCTGTGCGAGCCCAAGCAGTCCCGTCTGGAAGGGGAGATCAGTCGGGGAGGCCTCTGTGACCTTTCCCAGCCCGAAGATCAAGCACGTGGACCCTTCGGCTTTGAAGTCCCGCCGTGGTGGAGTCAGTAGCCCTTATCGCAGTGGGTGTTGGGTACTCGGGGTGCTATCTTAATGTGTTTGTGGAGCAGCCCGAAGTCAGGGGGTCATCTCTGCGGCCGGGGCTTGCAGCCAGAGGGGACCCAGGACTGCTATAAAGGCTGTGGGAAGGGGGCCTGGCTCCAGCAGTGGCCAGCCTGTGGTCCAGGATGAGGCGTCTCGTGGTGCTCCTCGCCGTCCTCGCCCTCTCCCAGGGCAGTGGGATCTCCAGGTGGGTGTCAGGCACCCGGGGAGGGGAAGGGCGTCACACGCACCTGCTCTGGGTGGGTCTGTCCTGgtctcctgctctgccccagcGGAATCTTCAGAGGCCATGCTGTAGGCTCCCAGGATGGTCTTGCCTTTGCATTTGGGACCTTTTCCTCAAAGTGTGCCCGAGCAGCAACACCGGGTCGCATGGGCAGCCTGCGGAATTAAGGGCATGGCTTCTGGAGTCAAACTGCCCGTGATGTGATCCCCAGCTCCATCACCAACCTGACTGTCTGTGATCTGGTTCCTCTTCTGTTGTAAAATTAGGATAACAGCATCCATCTCACAGGGCTGTCAGGAGGGTATATGAATTggtatttgtaaaatgctttgaacagtgcctggcatgtgagAAGAGCTATGTATGTGTTTCTTAGACAAAAGAAAGCTGTCTCTATGGATGAGATTCCCAAGTTCTCCTCCAAAATTAATAACTGAGATTTCGTTTTTTGAtacttttctttgaaatgattttttatttttatttatttattttttaaaaaaatattttatttatttattcagcagaaagagagggaacacaagtagggggaatgggagaggaagaagcaggctcgctgctgagcagggagcccgacacgggcctcgatcccaggaccctgggatcatgacctgagctgaaggcagatgcttaacgaccacccaggcgcccctgagatgattttcttaaaaagtaatctctagacccaacatggggctcaaactcatgaccccaagatcaagagtcagatgctctaccgactgagccagcccggcacccCATAACTGATAGTTCTCGAGCTGCTTGCTGCGAGGTGCCAGTAATCCTCCTGAAttaggtagatattattatttgcattttacaggtgaggaagctgttGTTCAGGGAAGGTCCCTGGGCTACCTGAGGCTACATGGCTCATAAAGGAGGAGCCAGGACTTGGTCCCAAGAGGACTTACACTCTTGCCGCAAAATCACACTATCTCCGGTTCCCAGGCTCGAGCCCCATCAAGCCACAAGCCTGGGGAAACCTGAATCCATCCCTGGGAACCTGGATCCCTGAAAGGGGGCTTGGGTGCCTTTGACCAGTCAGAGGTCCTTGTGGTCTTGAAAGCAAAGTTCTTTCTAGCCAGGCATTGGGAGGTCTCAGCGCCGGGACTGGGGGCAGCCCTGGGGGAGCGGAGGTTTCCATGGTGGTTGGTTGGAGCCTCCTGGCTCTTGGCATGGGGCAGTGGGCTGCCGGCATCCCTCTGAGGGGCCTCATGCTGGACATagcagctcagcagggagacagCTGTCACTGTGGGAGTCACCAGGCATTCCACGAGTGGATCCCGAGctgagcaggagcaggagctgaGCAAGCAGAACGCTTTGGGGACCTGGACATGGAGACACAGGAAACGGCAGCTGTAGGATTGGGCCCGGGAGCCTCCTTCCTTTTGGGCTTACATCCTTTTCTATCATCAGAGACGAAGGCTGAGAAATGTCTCGagaaccttttcttttcttttttttttttttaaagattttatttatttatttatttaacagagagaaagagatagccagcgagagagggaacacaagcagggggagtgggagaggaagaagcaggctcccagcggaggagcctgatgtggggctcgatcccagagcaccgggatcacgccctgagccgaaggcagacgtttaacgactgagccacccaggtgccccaaggaccttttatttctgttgggtCCTGGCTGAAGTCACACTCGAGGGCTGGAGAAGGGAGGCACCAGAGGAAGGACTGTAATTCACATACGGGGCTGTTCCATATGGATCTGTTTGGATTGTGAACAACATGAGGGTCTAAGACACTTATTTTCTCTGAGGGTCTTAGAGCTCCCGCCATTTTATTGCTCTTAAAGCAGTTTCACAGCCGCGGTCTCCACTTGTCCCTAAATCAGCCCCTCAGAGGAGGACCGCATGGCCCTTAGAACTAGAAGGGACACCAGGGTCATCAACCCACATTCCTTCAACCCACAGGAGGGGGCGCTAGGACCAGAGAGGTGAGGCTCCTCGGTTGGTTAAAGGCAGGGCTGGAGAGTGACTGGAAAGGAAGGAGGTCCCTGACCCATTTTGCAGAGACAGAGCTGAAGCTCAGAGGGCTTTGGGGGGCTACCCCAGGGGCCACAGCCTCGAGAGCAGGGTCTAGAACCcttctgctgttctctctctcgaTTCTCTTCTGTTGATTTGCTTCCATCATTCAACACCCAAACTCCGTCAGAAGCTCCCTGAGGACCACGCTCTGTTTTGAAACCCTTCGAAGCTTTTCCGCACACTTTAGGCCACCCAGAGAGCCAGTCACAGGGGTCACGAGGGAGGGAGCATTTTCACAGCATTTAGCAGAGTGTGGGGGACATCATTTCCTCTCCTGACATCGTGGTCCCAGATGGCAGAGACCATACCCCTGGGCCCCATACAATGTCTGGCACATCGCAGGCAGGCAGCAAGAATTTGGAGACTGAATGAATGACGTTGTGTCTCTCAAACCTCGGACTTGCAGAACTCATTAGGAGGCTATAAAATACATCGATTGCGTCTCTACCAGCATTacgaaaagagaaaggaatagggAACATCAGAGTGCATTGCATTTTGTAAGGGTAAGCACTGAATGGTGAACTGATGTGAAATCTAATTTTTCCTTCGagttatgataaaaaaaaatgtgggggagTAGCTGACAGAACCCAGAGCCTCTGGGCACTTCTCCGAGGCTGGTCGGCCCCAAGGAGCTGCCCACTGGCATCACTAACTCTTCCCCGTTTCCTCAGGGTCCCTCTGCACAAAGGCAAGTCGCTGAGAAAGGCCCTGAAGGAGCATGGGCTCCTGGAGGACTTTCTGAAGACACACCCGTATTCCATCAGCAAGAAGTACTCCAACCTGGAGAAGGTGGCCAGCGAGCCCTTGACCAACTACCTGGATGTAAGTGGCTCTGCCCCCCTTCCAATAGTGCTTCTCGCACAGAGTGTGCTGGGTgccccttcccgcccccccctccccccttctagGAAGCATGAAGCCCTGTGGACTATGGaggctgccccctgcccctcagtCAGCTCCACACCAGGCCAGCAGACCCGGCAAAGGCAAGGCTCTGAAGGTCGCTGCCAGAAGGGTCTAAGCTCAGGCATCCTGCAGACGACATCCCTTGGGGGCATGTCATCTGCTCCCAGGTGCACTTCCCATGCCTGTCTTTCCCAGCCCAGGGGACCCACATCTTagtctgggctcagcagggagcccatctgCAGCCTCCCAGGAACGACAGGAACGCCCCTTGGGCCCTCTTCCTTCCTggagcctgtctctccctcaTCCGTCAGTCTTGACAGTAAACAGTCTGTGTTGTCTCTTGTTGCCTTATCTAGGTCATGCTCACCCCGGCCCTAGCCCTAGTTCTGATACATGGGGAGGCTGGCAAGGAGGGGTGGCAGGGACAGCTCAGGTCGGGACCTGGGGTCCGTACCTCTCTGGTGCTGCATCTCTCTGTCCTTGCCCTggcctttgggggtggggggcagtcttCCGACCAGGAAGGGCTTATGTTTTGATCTACTGTCTGCTTCTGGGGTTGACTCCCGCGGTGGTTATAGGGCTTGTGGAGGGGGTAGACCAGCACAACTTGGCGGGAGCCAGTGTGGTGGTTGGAGATGAAGAGCCCTCCCCAGCAATCCTCATTCCCCACTTTGTCCTTTTCTCCATGTCAAGCATCAGCCCATATCCCTATGCTCTAGTCCCCACCCCTGACCCCGTGCTGTCTGTCCCCAGTGTCAGTACTTTGGAAAGATCTCCATCGGGACCCCACCCCAGGAATTCACCGTGGTGTTCGACACCGGCTCCTCAGACCTCTGGGTGCCCTCTGTCTACTGCAAGAGTTATGCCTGCCGTGAGTTACCTCCCTTTCCGGCCCACCCCTCCAGGCTCAGACCCCCAGGGCCAGTCGGGCAGCCCTGCGGAGTGAAAGGAGAAGCTTGGACTCCTTTGGAGCCTGCTCTGAAAGTCTGTGAATTTCAGTGACATCACCAAATGATTATGGAGGcctggccactttggaaaaaagagGTTAATCACCCCTAGGCAGAGGTGGGGTCAGCCTTCATGTTTTAAATGCCAGAAATTAAGGCCAAATGTTGGTCCCGTGCATTCTGGCTGCATCGGTGGCTACGTTGGGGGCTCTTGGGCAAGAGATTGGGTCTGCCTGGAAACAAGGAGCGGGTTTGCTTGGATTCTGGCCACCACCCTGGAGTTGCAGGGTGCTGGGGAGAACGTGGGTACAGGAGAGTTTGCTTTGACGTTCCCAGCTTCCCAATGGTGCCCCATCTCCTTGCTCAGCCCTTCCAACTGCCCACAGATTGAGAAGACATGCAAATCCCGGGTCTAAGGTATAAGGCACCAGCTGGAAATTAGGGAAGCGtagcctatttatttatttttttaaaaaatattttatttatttatttgagagagagcagagagcacaagcaggagggggagggagcggcaggcagaaggagaagcaggctccctgctgagcagggggtctgctGCAGGGCTCggccccaggaccccgggatcatgacctacaccaaaggcaggcgcttaaccaactgagccacccaggcaccctggtatttacttatttgtttagtCTCTATCAGGAGCCAAGACAAACTGCTGACCCTACTGGGTCTTCGGTTCTCCTTTCAATAAAATGGGACTATGATATGTCAGGGGGTGCGACTTGGTCTAGAAAGTGACAGGGTCTATTAGTAATGATGAGTAAGCATTTAATACATGTTAATAATTGATTTCTCCAACAATCCTGGGAGATTGGTGCTCTTGGTATCCCCCTTTACAGGAGAAGGGAGCAAagtttggagaagaaaagagTCTTGCCTAAGGTACAAAGCTGGTAAAAGTAGCAAGTCTATGGAGACCACAGGgatggcttttctctttcttgtttggTTTGGAAGCCACACAGATAGCTCTGGGGTTCCGAGAGGTGGGTCGAGTAGCAAAGCATGATTTTCTTTACCAAACTGTGGGGGATCAAGAGAGAATGGGCTGCTTATTTTCCGCAGTGAGAATGGTTAGTTTCTAGACCACATTCTTACAAGGCCTAGTGAGGGTCCCAGCCCTGGCTGGCACTGTCAGGGGCAAGAAGGTTCTCTGGGCCTCACTCACCCTGGGTCTGTGTTTCAGAAAGCCATCACCGCTTCGACCCGGCCAAGTCCTCCACCTTCCAGAACCTGAACAAGCCTCTCTCCATCCAGTACGGCACGGGCAGCATGCAGGGATTCCTGGGCCTTGATACCGTCACTGTGAGTGGGGCTTGGGGCCAGCCGGGGCTCACCTTTCCTGCCCCGCCGGCTGCTCTGCCACCCGGACACCCAGGCTCTGGCAGGCTGCACCTCCAGCTGGGGCAGAGAGGCCCTTTGGgtcttgcccccaccccccccaggggGCCTGGCGGGTAGGGATTCCAGAGGGATCTTAGCCAGCAGGGGCTGtggcctgtccctccctcctcttcttcccaggTCAGCCCCCAGAGTCCCCCTGAGAGGCTTCTCCATGCCCAGTTCCCACCTTCTCCATCCTTTTTCCTCTGTCCTTGCCATAGCTGGTTCAGAATCTCAAGCCTGTGCCAGCACCGAGCTCCCCAGGGTCGCCTGTGGGACCTCATTGTAAACGGAGTCCTTGGGAAGGTACTATTATCCCCATGGTGCAGACAAGGAAACGGAAGTTTCTAGGAGTTAGTAATCtgcccgaagtcacacagctgatggCTGGGAGCTGAGTGTCAGACCCACACCTCCGACTCTCTGAGTGCTGCCCTTGGCTTGAGCTCACTCCTTCGCCCTGGAAGGCGAGTCCCCTGCCCAGGTGCCATCAAGCAGCACCTCCTTTCACATCGGGGAGCATCTGTGCCCTCTGGATAAGGGTTCCCCTTCCTTTTTGCTGCTTTTTGGCTTCTAAAGTGCTCAACACAGTGATGGGCACACAGTAAGGGCTCGGGACTCATTAGCTTCCCGCTCTCCCTCTCAGCCACTACCCAAGACTCAAAGTCAAGTGGAATCCCCTGGTGCTTACCCTCTCCATCTTGCTTGAGTTCTTCCTGGGCCTGGCTGAAGGCTCTTTTGCTCAGAGCCCAAAGGGACACAGCTCTTCTCTGCTGACGGCTCTCTCCTCAGCCTCTTCCATTGGCAGGGTGGGTGCCCACCCAGCTCAGGCCTCCCCCGGGGTCAGTGCCGGACAGTGGAGACCCCAGAGCCACCGGCTGATGTGACCCCAACAGACAGGGCCTGGGAAGGTGACTCCCCTGCTCAGGGGTCCTAACTTCCTCTGAGGCCTGGagccatttgctttcttttctgctgTTTTGAGTTTGGGGGGGAAAACCCGCTTCTTCACGGGGGAGCTGGCCCAAGTCTGCTGGTCTTAGCCGTGGTATGCCGGGCGGACTTCACCTTCTCACCTTGGGCAGGGGGTGCGAGAGAGAGCCACAGGGGTCAGGTCCCCCTCAGCAGGCTGCATGGACATGAGGACAAGTCGAGGCAttgcaggaggagaaagaagatagGTGTGGGCGGAGAAGTGTGGGTCAAAGGCTCAGAGGCATGAGACGAGGTGTGAAAAGCAGGGTCAGCCCATGAGGGGACTCTAGGGCAAAGGCTTCATCCCGAGTGCCACTAGGAGCCTCTGGGGGGGGTCGTCGCAAGGGGTGACATGACTGGATGTCCATTTTCAAAGATCACTTTGGCTGCATGTGTGGGGGATGGTTTGGCTATCAGGGGACAGAGGGGAAGCTGGAGGCCCCTGTGAGCTCAGAGTGGGCTGGGGGGCACAGCAGCCTTCCAGGGAAGCGAGCAGGTTAATAGGAGACTGGGAAGTAGCAATTCCTTAGCACAGTACCACTAACGTCCAACGGCCAGACCTTCCGTAAATGCTCGACGCAGGCTCAGTGTCCGGATTATACAGGCCTAAGCATTGCCTTGAGAAGCAGGTGTTATcattccatttaacagatgaggagatcgaggctcagagaggggcttgttcaaggtcacaccgTCAGCATACAACAGGGCAAGGAGACAGGGCTGGGTCTATTAGATGCAAAGTGGGTGCCTGCTCTTTCTGTCCGTTGTGCGGCCCCCAGCTGTTCCCGGTGGATGCCCCAGGTGCAGCCGATGGTAGGGCTGCAGGCGGGCACCCCGCCCCCCTCCTTgagctcccccccccactcctacACCATGAGCACTGCTATCTTTACCCTTCACCGTGTCCTCTTCCTCCGCCCTGGCCTCGCCAGGATCATGGCCTCACAACCATAGCGCAGAGCTGGGAAACGAGGGCTTTTCTCTCTTACGGTCACATAGCTACATATCCtgtaggaggaagggagggcccCTGGGGCAGATCCCAATACCGGCCTTCCCCTGGGATCTTCCTGCCTCTGGCCGCAGGCCCCTGGTGGAAGACACTTGGCTTCTCTTGCAGGTGTCCACCATCGTGGACTCCCACCAGACCGTGGGCCTGAGCACCCAGGAGCCTGGCAACGTCTTTACCTACTCTGAGTTCGACGGGATCCTGGGGCTGGCCTACCCCTCCCTGGCCTCCGAGTACTCGGTGCCCGTGTTCGACAACATGATGCAGACGCATCTGGTGGCCCGAGACCTGTTCTCTGTGTATTTGGCCAGGTAGGAGCTGTCCGCAGCCAGGGCCGGACTTGCATGGCCTGGCAAGGTCTGTCGGCTGAGCGAAGTCCAGCACTTTGGGTCACCGCAACTCCAGGGTGGTGGCCAGAATCCAAGCAAACCCGCTCCTTGTTTCCAGGCGGACCCAATCTCTTGCCCAAGAGCCCCCAACGTAGCCACTGATGCAGCCAGAATGCATGGGACCAACATTTGACATTGATTTCTGGCATTTAAAACATGAAGGCTGACCCCACCTCTGCCTAGGGGCGTTTAACctcttttttccaaagtggccaggCCTCCATAATCATTTGTTAACGTCACTGAGATTCAAGACTTTCAGAGTAGGCGTCAAAGGAGTCCAAACTCCTCCTTCCACGacacaggaaactgaggcccgggagGGACAGTCACCTTGGGAACTGGAGGCTAAGTCACACCAGGAGCCCAGGGCTCctgactcccagtccagtgctccCCGCTCTGTCCTCCTGCCCCCATGATGGTGCAGCTTAGCTGGACAGAAGGGCAGGTGGCAGGATGGGGAGAAGGGCACCACGCTTAGGAGAAGGAAGGTGCTGGGCGACCGAGGTCAAGGACATTCAGGCAAGGAGCACATTGGtacattcatgcatttattcactCGGTCAGTATTTATGGGCTGTTCCTATATGCAGGTGCTCTGCCTGAAGAAGGGGATACGTCAGCAAACAAGAGAAACTGGGAGTTAACTTTCTAGCAGGGGGAGCAGACAACACGCGATTACACAATTATGCTTACAGTTGTGAGAAGGGCACTGACTGTAGGCAGATCTGGGTGCAGGAAAACTTAGCAACGAGGGAAGCCCAGTCTGACGGCGGAGCATGGGCAGGTTGGGCAGGGGAAGCTTCTCTGAGGCACGAGGGGGAGCTCTCCAGGTGAGACAGAGGCCAGCATGCTCCAGGCTGTGGGGACAGCATGTGCTAGAGCCCGGGGGCGAGGCAGCTTGCTGAGGTCTAGGAACTAAGAGCAGCAGAGTGGGAGCAGGTGACACTGGTGTGCCCATGCTTCTTGGCCATGAGAAGAGCcccagaaggagcagaggggtgggggggacagtTTTAATCCAAAGTCTGTGGGACCTGGTTGAAGAACCTCTCTGCTACTTGTAGCCAAAGGGCTGGGGACGAAGGGTGGCCACAGGGCGACCGCTGCGGgtggccccagcccagcctggtgGTCCTGTGAGCTGCGTGCTGGttacctccctcctcccccgggCTGCAGGTGTCTCAGCCTGAGGGCTGCGGAACTCAGAGAGAGGATGCTGTTATCAGGGAAAAGCCTCgaagagcagggaggctgggagaacTCCCTCGAAGACTGTGGGGTGGAGATGGGGCtcgagggcagggaggagggtggggcctGATCTCAGTGGTCTCAGtggcctctgccccctcctgtgTGGGGCTACGACTCCCCCTCACCAAGCCAGAGTGTCAGAGTGTCACCACACATTCCTTGGTTTCAGGAACGGCCAGGGGAGCATGCTCACACTGGGAGCCATTGACCCATCCTACtacacaggctccctgcactgGGTTCCTGTGACCGTGCGGGAGTACTGGCAGTTCACCGTGGACAGGTGAGTGAGTGGCGGGCAGCCCTGGGCCCCAGCCACAGGCTGCCTTCAGGGGTGGGGACACCAGGGCCTGGGGATCAGCCCGCAAGGCTCTGAGAAGGACCGCAGCATAGGAGCCCATAAGCCCGTCACATCAGATTCTGAACTGGACCCTTGCAAGGCGAGTGAGCTTGGTCAGTGAGAATGCTGACATTCCCCGCTGCTTTATTAATACGAGCGCTGCACTTCTGAGCCCTTGCTACCCGCTCAGTGTCGGGCTGAGTGGTCACAGGACTGTCTCGTTCACGCCCCACTAAAACCCTAGGGGGTGGGTACCACACTAGAatcctcattttataatttactaaCGTCAAGTCTGAACCTCATGACCATCCCTCGAGGAAGGCAAGAAAGGGGATGTTAACATGTCTGTTTTGTGGGTGAGAAGCCCAAGGTCATGAAGGCCGATAATTTGCACAAGGCTCACGGCAAGTGCGTGG
This window of the Ailuropoda melanoleuca isolate Jingjing chromosome 2, ASM200744v2, whole genome shotgun sequence genome carries:
- the LOC100478363 gene encoding chymosin — translated: MRRLVVLLAVLALSQGSGISRVPLHKGKSLRKALKEHGLLEDFLKTHPYSISKKYSNLEKVASEPLTNYLDCQYFGKISIGTPPQEFTVVFDTGSSDLWVPSVYCKSYACQSHHRFDPAKSSTFQNLNKPLSIQYGTGSMQGFLGLDTVTVSTIVDSHQTVGLSTQEPGNVFTYSEFDGILGLAYPSLASEYSVPVFDNMMQTHLVARDLFSVYLARNGQGSMLTLGAIDPSYYTGSLHWVPVTVREYWQFTVDRVTVNGVVVACDGGCQAILDTGTSMLVGPSSDILNIQTAIGAKEDQYGVFDINCGSLSSMPDVVFEIHGRKYPLPPSAYTSTDTGFCSSGFQGEGDSQLWILGDVFIREYYSVFDRVNNRLGLAKAI